One Primulina huaijiensis isolate GDHJ02 chromosome 5, ASM1229523v2, whole genome shotgun sequence DNA segment encodes these proteins:
- the LOC140976616 gene encoding pumilio homolog 12-like, whose protein sequence is MGDDNTSAPGDRPTDGSPPVSSLEDLKGKLVSEAMDPHGCEFLHQKLRERKLEDQMIFSEVKGHISMLMLSRLGSDLLQKLYKVLDEEQMKQLVSSATADVRLLVDVCLDSQGSESMQEFIGRMTPMQIFHMISFFTYFMVPLVNHQFGSRVIGRCFNIFPAPADETEPIVAVIADNCLEIAKDKNGSCLLQVIMSKVSIPNSHGRQRILSAITLGAAKLSMDQFGNRVLQHVIGLEMPFVVSSIVDQLEGWFSFLAKDKYASNVVKQLMEASEGKYSSQIANRIIRSPNFLSVLVDPYGYSLSNPQRHTLTKSFARLWIV, encoded by the exons ATGGGTGACGATAACACTTCGGCGCCTGGAGACAGGCCAACCGATGGTTCGCCACCTGTTTCTTCTTTAGAAGATTTGAAGGGCAAGCTGGTTTCGGAAGCAATGGATCCACACGGTTGCGAGTTCTTGCATCAGAAGCTCCGAGAAAGGAAACTGGAAGACCAAATGATCTTTTCAGAGGTGAAAGGTCACATAAGTATGTTGATGTTAAGTCGATTAGGTAGCGATTTACTTCAAAAGCTTTACAAAGTATTGGACGAAGAACAGATGAAACAGTTGGTTTCTTCTGCCACTGCTGATGTCCGTTTACTCGTGGATGTCTGTCTCGACTCGCAAGG ATCTGAGTCCATGCAGGAATTTATCGGTCGCATGACACCGATGCAAATATTTCACATGATATCCTTCTTCACTTACTTCATGGTTCCGCTCGTAAACCACCAGTTTGGTTCTCGCGTTATTGGTCGTTGCTTCAATATCTTCCCTGCCCCCGCAGACGAAACTGAA CCAATAGTCGCCGTGATAGCTGATAATTGTTTGGAAATAGCCAAAGACAAAAATGGATCCTGCCTTCTGCAAGTCATCATGTCAAAAGTCTCTATACCAAATAGCCACGGCCGACAACGAATTCTCTCAGCAATAACGTTAGGAGCAGCCAAACTGTCTATGGACCAGTTCGG GAATCGTGTGCTGCAGCATGTAATAGGATTGGAGATGCCTTTTGTGGTAAGTAGTATAGTAGATCAACTGGAAGGGTGGTTCAGTTTCCTGGCGAAAGACAAATATGCTAGCAATGTAGTAAAGCAATTGATGGAGGCATCTGAAGGaaaatactcatctcaaatcGCCAACCGTATTATCAGGAGTCCTAATTTCTTGAGTGTCCTAGTAGATCCTTATGGCTACTCGTTATCCAATCCGCAAAGACATACTCTAAC GAAATCGTTCGCAAGACTTTGGATCGTCTGA